The genomic region GCTGCGCTATCGCTGGAGCGCCGTCCGCGACGACGGCGAGGCCCTGGACTGCGAGCGCCTGCCCGGCATCGTCCGCGCGGGTCGCAACCTGCCCTGCCGCGATGACGAGAGCCTTTACGAGCGCCTCTGCGCCGCCGTCATCCTCGACGAGCTCGACCACGCCGCGGCCAACGTCACCGGTGGCGGCAGCTTCTGGCTGCCGGGCCTGACGGACGAGGTCTGCTGTCCGCCCCTGTTCGAGGATGCCGGTTCCGCCGAGCTGGAGCGTTTGACCGGGGGCTACGCATCCCTGGCGCTGATCGCCTTCCACCTCGACGAGACCAACACCGGCCTGCTGGTCCTCAAGAGCCGCCGGGAGCGTTTCCTCAGCCGTCGGGAGATCGAGTTCTACGAGGGCCTGGCCGAGACCCTGGGCGTCGCCGTGGCCGATCGCCGGGCCCAGCACGCCCTGCGTGAGCGCATCAAGGAGCTGACCTGCCTCTACGGCATCGCCAAACTGGTCCAGCGGCCCGGGATCGAACTCGACGAGCTGCTCCAGGGGATCGTCGAGCTGATGCCCCCGGCCTGGCAGTACCCGGAGCTGGCCTCGGCCCGTCTGGTCCTGGACGACGAGACTTACACCAGCCCGGATTTCGACGGCCGCGGCGCCGCTCTGCGCGCCGAGATCGACGTCGGCGGCCGCAAGCGGGGCTTCGTCGAGATCATCTACTCCGGCGGTGAGCAGTACCTCGAGGCCACGCTGTTCCTGGAGGAGGAGCGCAGCCTGATCGAGGGCATCGCCCAGCAGATCTCGCTGATCCTCGACCGCCGCCACGCCGAGCGCGAGCGCCGACGCCTGCAGGAGCAGTTGCGCCACGCCGACCGTCTGGCCACCATCGGCCAGCTCGGCGCCGGGGTGGCACACGAGCTCAACGAGCCCCTGACCTCGATCCTCGGTTTCGCCCAGTTGGCCGCCAAGCAGCCCGAGCTGCCCGGCGAGGTCGCCGAGGATCTGGAGCTGATCATCAAGAGCAGCCTCCACGCCCGGGAGATTGTCAAGAAGCTGCTGTTCTTCAGCCGCCAGATGCCCTCGCGCAAGACCGCCGTCGACCTCAACGAGACCGTCGAGCACGGCCTGTACTTCCTCGAGTCCCGTTGCGCCAAGGAGGGTATCGAGCTGGTCCGCCGCCTGGACGACGAGCTGCCACCGATCATCGCCGACCCCTCCCAGCTCCACCAGGTGCTGGTCAACCTCGTCGTCAACGCCATCCAGGCCGTCGCCGCCCGCAAAACCAGCGCCGGCCCGGGTCGGTTGACCATCGCCACCGACCACGACGGCGCCCGCGTCTACCTCCGCGTCAGCGACAACGGCGTCGGCATGGACGACCAGACCCGCAGCAAGATCTTCCTGCCCTTCTTCACCACCAAGGACGTCGGCGAGGGCACCGGCCTCGGTCTGCCCGTGGTCTACGGCATCGTCACCGGCCACGGCGGCTCCGTCGAGGTCCAATCGACCCCCGGACACGGCTCGACCTTCACCGTCGCCCTGCCGCGCTCCGACGTGGCCCCCCCCAACGCTTCGGAAGGTGACCGCGCATGAGCGAGAACAAGGAAACCCTCCTCGTCGTCGACGACTCGCCCCAGACCCGCACCCTGCTGCAGCGCACCCTGCAGGCCGCCGGTTACGAGTGCTTCACCGCCGGCTCCGTCGGCGAGGCCGTCCGCCTGCTCGAGCAGACCGCCGTCGAGCTGGTGATCACCGACCTGCGTATGCCCGGCGAGTCCGGGATGGACCTGGTGCGCCACGTGCGCGAGAACCTGCCCCGGACCCAGGTGATGATGATCACCGGCTACGCCACCGTCGAGGGCGCCGTCGAGGCCGTCAAGACCGGGGCCGAGGAGTACCTGGCCAAGCCCTTCACCGACGAGGAGCTGTTCGCCGCCGTCGAGCGCGCCCTGGAGAAGCTGCGCCTGCGTCGCGCCGTGCGCCGCAGCGAGGAGCCCTCCAGCTACGGCATCATCGGTGGGAGCGCGGCGATGCGCGAGGTCTTTCGTGCCATCGACAAGTCCGCCGGCACCAACGCCACCGTGCTGATCAGCGGCGAATCCGGCACCGGCAAGGAACTCGTCGCCCGGGCCGTCCACTACCACTCCCCGCGGGCCAAGGCCCCCTTCGTTCCCGTCAACTGCGGCGGCATCCCCGAGGGCCTGCTGGAAAGCGAGCTCTTCGGTTACGTCAAGGGTGCCTTCACCGGGGCCGGCGAGACCCGGGCCGGCTTCTTCCAGACCGCCGAGGGCGGCACCATCTTCCTCGACGAGATCTCGGAGACCAGCCCCGCCATGCAGATCAAGCTGTTGCGAGTCCTCCAGGAGCGCGAGGTGGCCATGGTCGGCTCGACCAACCGCCGCAGCATCGACATCCGCGTCCTGGCCGCCACCAACAAGAATCTGCGCCGCCTGGTCGACCGCGGCGCCTTCCGCGAGGACCTCTACTACCGCTTGAACGTCGTCGCCATCGATCTGCCGCCGTTACGCGAGCGCGGCGACGACGTCCTGCTGCTGGCCCGGCACTTCGCCGCCCGCTACGCCGAGGAGCTCGACCGCCCCCTGCCCCTGTTCACCGACAAGGCCCTCGACGTCCTGACCAGCTACGCCTGGCCCGGCAACGTCCGCGAGCTGGAGAACCTCATCCAGCGCCTGCTGGTGATGAGCGAGGGCGGCGAGCAGAGTCGGACGATGATCGACGTCAGCGACATGCCCGACTACATGCGCTACTGCGCCGGCGGCGCCGGTCTCGACCGCTCCCTGGCCGAGATCGAGGCCGAGCATATCCGTCGCGTCCTCGAGGCCCACGGCGGCAACAAGACCCAGAGCGCCAAGGTCCTGGGCATCGACCGCAAGACCCTGCGCGAGAAGATCAAGCGCTACGACATCCCGGACTGAGTCGGATCCTGGGCGTTCGATGAAAACCGGGACGGGCCGTCAGGCCCGTCTTTGTCTTCTTGACAAATATTATCATCTTTAACAATTATTGCTCTGTGTATGTTGATTGCACTAACTTACTTCAAACCTCAGACGACTTCAAAGGGAGCGGAAAATGAAACGGATGCTGTTACTCGTTTTGGCCTTGGCCTTAGTCGCACCCGCAACCGCCGATGACTGGCACATCGAAACGGTGGATTCGGGTGGTAGTGTCGGCTGGTTCACCTCTCTGGCGCTGGATGCCGGCGGCAACCCGCATATCTCGTACTACGACGCCACCAACGAAGACCTCAAGTACGCGTATTGGAACGGTGCCAGCTGGGAGCTCGAGACGGTGGATTCGACTGGTGATGTTGGCTACTATACCTCTCTGGCGCTGGATTTTAGCGGCAACCCGTGCATCTCGTACTACGATTACGACAACTACGACCTCAAGTACGCCGCCTGGAACGGCGCGAGCTGGCAGATCGAGACGGTGGACTCGGTCGGTTGGGTCGGCCACGATACCTCCCTGGCGCTGGATGACAGCGGCAACCCGCATATCTCGTACCAGGGAGAAGGCGACCTCAAGTACGCCGCCTGGAACGGCACTAGCTGGGAGATCGAGACGGTGGATTCGACTGGTGTTGTAAACCTGTACACCTCCCTGGCGCTGGATTCCAGCGGCAACCCGCATATCTCGTACTACGACGACACCAACGACAGACTCAAGTACAGTTGGTATAATGCAGCTCCTCCCGCCTTCTCGCTGCTGTCTCCCAGTGACGGCGCTACCGTGGACGATTATCCCCTGTGCGACTGGGAGGATGCCCCGGACTATCCCATCGTCAGCTACGACCTCTGGTACTCGACCGAGTCCGACTTCGATCCCCACGAGGAGCTCAGCGGCCTGACCGACTCCGAGTACCAGTTCAGCGACGCCGAGCTTGATCCGGAGACCATCTATCACTGGAAGGTCGTTGCCACCGACGGTTATGAAGAAACCTGGTCCAGCGAGACCTGGAGCTTCTACGTGCCGGAGGATGTCGGTATCGACGGCGTCGAGCTGGCGGCTACGCCCGAGGATGAAGGTGTCCTGCTCGGTTGGACGGTCAGCGGCGACGTGCCCGCCGATGTCCGCGTCCTGCGCGGGGAAGAGAATCCCGTCGCCGTCAGCGGCTCGCTGCCCGGTGCGACCAGCCGCTGGCTGGATCGGGGCGTCGAGCCCGGCGGGAGCTACGTTTATTGGCTCGAAACAACGGATAGCGCAGGCTGTGTAAAAAGATTCGGGCCGACGGCGGCCGTCGTCGTACCCGAAGAGACGCACCGTCTGACTTTGGCTGAACCGTATCCCAACCCGGCGGCTAACAGTGTCAGCGTCGCCTTTACGCTGCCGCAGGCCCAGCGCGTCAGCCTGAGCGTCTATGACCTGGCCGGGCGCCGGGTGACAACGCTGAGCGAGGGAGAGCTGCCCGCCGGACGCAACGAAGTGAGTTGGGACTGCGCCGGGGAAGCGTCGGGCGTCTACCTGCTGCGGTTGGAAACGCAAGGCGCGGTGCTCAGCCGCCGGCTGGTCGTTGATCGCTGATCCGTCCGTCCCCTGGGGCGGGGCCTACGACCGCCCGCAAGCCGTTAAACCTCGACGGCGGGGTCCCCAGGCCCCGCCGTTCTCCTACACCAATATCAACTCGTCCCCAACCCTGATCCGCGGCGGCCGCTGAAGACGTAGTCGTCGGTTCGTCGCTCGCTCAGCCCGTCGACGGCTTTCCGTTGCGCCTCTCGTTCCTCCATGATCGTCTTCCTTTCGCGGGACCCTTCGCCGGATAAGCCACGATATCCGCCGCTAGATAAAACGTATCGTTAACCACTGGAACATGACGCTACATTATCCGGTATGCAGATCGTCTTTTAGCTCATCCGAACACTTGTTCGGCTATTCCTAGCAGCAGGCCGGGTGCGCTGAGGGATATCATGCCAATTATCATCAGGATACACGACTAACGGCGTTATTTTTATGGGGTGATGATGCCAAGCGCATAACCTGCTGACAGAGCTGCAGATAACGGCTCCGCCGAACAGCCGTTCGGTAATTGAGCAAGATCTGACCAGGCGCGCCCTTGATAGTTGAACTTAACGCTGTTATATTTACCCCCGGACAGCAACGAGATGACCGCCGTGAATGAACGCCGTTAAGGAAGGCCGCCATGACCCGCCCACCCAACCCCGAGCTGCGCGAGCGGCTGCTGGCCGAGGCCGAGAAGGTCGTCGCCGAGGGCGGCGTGGCGGCCCTCAACATGCGCCGCCTGGCCAAGCGGGTCGGCGTAACCGCCACGGCCATCTACGGCTACTTCGACTCCAAGGGCGAGCTGCTGTTCCAGCTCAAACTGCGGGGGGCGCGCAAGCTCAACGCGCGCATCGGCGCCATCCCGCCCGCGC from Candidatus Coatesbacteria bacterium harbors:
- a CDS encoding response regulator, whose protein sequence is MSENKETLLVVDDSPQTRTLLQRTLQAAGYECFTAGSVGEAVRLLEQTAVELVITDLRMPGESGMDLVRHVRENLPRTQVMMITGYATVEGAVEAVKTGAEEYLAKPFTDEELFAAVERALEKLRLRRAVRRSEEPSSYGIIGGSAAMREVFRAIDKSAGTNATVLISGESGTGKELVARAVHYHSPRAKAPFVPVNCGGIPEGLLESELFGYVKGAFTGAGETRAGFFQTAEGGTIFLDEISETSPAMQIKLLRVLQEREVAMVGSTNRRSIDIRVLAATNKNLRRLVDRGAFREDLYYRLNVVAIDLPPLRERGDDVLLLARHFAARYAEELDRPLPLFTDKALDVLTSYAWPGNVRELENLIQRLLVMSEGGEQSRTMIDVSDMPDYMRYCAGGAGLDRSLAEIEAEHIRRVLEAHGGNKTQSAKVLGIDRKTLREKIKRYDIPD
- a CDS encoding T9SS type A sorting domain-containing protein; amino-acid sequence: MKRMLLLVLALALVAPATADDWHIETVDSGGSVGWFTSLALDAGGNPHISYYDATNEDLKYAYWNGASWELETVDSTGDVGYYTSLALDFSGNPCISYYDYDNYDLKYAAWNGASWQIETVDSVGWVGHDTSLALDDSGNPHISYQGEGDLKYAAWNGTSWEIETVDSTGVVNLYTSLALDSSGNPHISYYDDTNDRLKYSWYNAAPPAFSLLSPSDGATVDDYPLCDWEDAPDYPIVSYDLWYSTESDFDPHEELSGLTDSEYQFSDAELDPETIYHWKVVATDGYEETWSSETWSFYVPEDVGIDGVELAATPEDEGVLLGWTVSGDVPADVRVLRGEENPVAVSGSLPGATSRWLDRGVEPGGSYVYWLETTDSAGCVKRFGPTAAVVVPEETHRLTLAEPYPNPAANSVSVAFTLPQAQRVSLSVYDLAGRRVTTLSEGELPAGRNEVSWDCAGEASGVYLLRLETQGAVLSRRLVVDR